AGGAGCTGCCGGCAGTCGAGGACTTGCTGGAATCCGCTGGCGACGCGCCCATCATCCGCATGTTGAACGCGCTGCTCACGCAGGCCGTGCGCGATGGCGCGAGCGACATCCACATCGAGCCCTACGAGCGCCATTCCAGCGTGCGTTTTCGCGTGGACGGCACGCTGCGCGAAGTCGTGCAGCCCAACCGCGCGCTGCACGCGGCACTGATCTCGCGCCTGAAGATCATGGCCGATCTCGACATCTCCGAGAAACGCCTGCCGCAGGATGGACGCATCTCGCTGCGCCTGGGAACGCGCGCCATCGACGTGCGCGTTTCCACGCTGCCCAACGCCCACGGCGAGCGCGCCGTGCTGCGTCTGCTCGACAAGAGCGAGAACAAGCTGAGCCTTGAATCGGTCGGCATGCAAGGCCCCGTGCTCACACAGTTCGAGCGACTGATCTCGCAGCCGCACGGCATCATCCTCGTGACCGGCCCGACCGGCTCCGGCAAGACCACCACGCTGTATGCGGCGCTGGCGCGTCTGGATGCGACGAGCAGCAACATCATGACGGTGGAAGACCCGATCGAGTACGAGCTGTCCGGCGTGGGGCAAACGCAGATCAACAGCAAGATCGACCTCACCTTCGCCAAGGCCCTGCGCGCGATTCTGCGACAGGACCCGGACGTGATCATGATCGGTGAAATCCGCGACTTCGAAACCGCGCAGATCGCGATTCAGGCCTCGCTCACAGGTCACCTGGTGCTGGCCACGCTGCACACGAATGACTCGACCAGCGCCATCACGCGCCTGACCGACATGGGCGTGGAGCCGTTCCTGCTGTCCAGCTCGCTGCTGGGCGTGCTGGCTCAGCGACTGGTGCGCAAGCTCGACGCGAGCGAGCCGTCCGGTTATCGCGGACGCACCGGCATTTTCGAATTGCTGGAAGTGGATGACGCCGTCCGCGCGCAGATCCACGGACAGGTCAGCGAATCGGACATTCGCGATCAGGCGCTGGCCAATGGCATGTCGCTGATGCGCACCGATGGCGAACGCCTTGTGGCGGCAGGCATCACCAGTGCGGAAGAAGTGCTTCGCGTCACACGCGACTGACGCACAGGAAAAACAGCAGAGGTTCAGGTGCTTGCGCGCAGCACCGGCTTCTTGGCACCGTTCCTGGTCATGGACATCACCAGACCGCGCTTGAGCTCCTTGAGCAGCAGCACCATCTGGCGCGAAGCGTGCTCGCACTGACGGAACACCTGTTCGGCGCGCACGGGATTGTCCTGCTCGATCAGCGTGATCATCTCGGCGGCCTTCAGATGAAAGTAACGATTGCGCGCCAACAGCATGTCGTAGGTGGGCAGATGGCCCAGCGCCTTGCGACCCGCCTCGTGCAGCCAGGCGCCCAGTTCGGAGCTGCGATCATCGATGATGACAGTCGGGCGCAACTGCTCGTCGACCTCGCCTTCCAGCGCCTTCCACAACCACGGCAACCAGCGCTCGTGGCTCACGATCAGGGCCTCGATATCGAATTCCACGGACAGGCGGCTGACCTCATCGCCAAAAGCCACCAGTTCACTGGCCTGCAGCGCAGGCACGGTCGACCAATCCTCCGGGTGCTCCGACTTCGGTCGGCCCTTGGATGACGATGCATTCGACGGTGAAAAAAGACGTTTGAGCAGTTCCATAGCAGCACTCCCTCCCAGGGTCGGATCGCATGGCTCAAAGCGTCTGGCTATTTTCCTGACCGGCGCCGCACTTCAACCATACCTATTACCAATTGATTATTTAATATTTTAAATTAAAACTATCAACCGACTCAGCAGGGCGGGATATCGGAGCGTCGCCTGCATTAGTGAGAATCGGTAAACGAGAGTCTAGATAGTTAAAAAAAGTTTGCACATACCCAGAATTGGGTAATTTGAGGTTTGCCCCAGATCAATTAACATTGTTTTACATTCTGTCAAGGGTCAAATTCCCGTAGCAAGCGCAGATTTTGGTCGCCCCACACAATGGAGAGATGAGCACCAACTCCCTGTCCATGCCTTCCCTCTCCATGCTTGATCTGGTGGCCGTCCGCGAAGGCGGCACCGTGGCGGACGCGCTGTCCATTGCCGTGCGCACCGCCCAGCAAGCGGAACGACTCGGTTTCTCGCGCTACTGGCTGGCCGAGCACCACAACATGCCCGGCATCGCCAGTTCGTCCACAGCCGTGCTGATTGGCCACATCGCGGGCCAGACTGGCGCCATCCGCGTCGGCTCGGGCGGCATCATGCTGCCCAACCACGCGCCGCTGGTGGTGGCCGAAGCCTTCGGCACGCTCTCCGAGCTGTATCCGAACCGCATCGATCTTGGCCTGGGCCGCGCGCCCGGAACCGACGGCCCGACCATGCGCGCACTGCGCCGCGACCGCGTCGAAACCGAAGAAGATTTCCCGCGTGACGTGTCCGAACTGCAGCGCCTGCTTGGCCCGGTGCAGCCCGGCCAGCGCATCACCGCCGTTCCGGGTGCGGACACCAACGTGCCGATCTGGCTGCTGGGATCCAGCATGTTCTCCGCCCAACTGGCAGCGGAAAAAGGCCTGCCCTACGCCTTCGCATCGCACTTCGCGCCGCGCTTTCTGATGCCTGCGCTCGAAATCTACCGCGCGACCTTCAAGCCATCGGCCACGCTGAAGAAGCCCTACGTGATGATCGGCGTGCCGGTGATCGCCGCGCCCACCGATGAAGAAGCCGAATACCTGGCCAGCAGCACCTACCAACGCGTGCTGGGCATTCTCACCAACCAGCGCGGCCTGCTTCAGCCGCCGCTGCAGAACTTCATGGAGCGCATCGGCCCGCGCGAACGCGAAGCCA
This genomic stretch from Diaphorobacter sp. HDW4B harbors:
- a CDS encoding GspE/PulE family protein; this translates as MRHPLPYTFARSNQLLLEDDGHQLVLWHGMAPDMGAMSEVLRKHAVQQLMPLDNAALAQRISAAYSQSDSSAAMVVSEVESDADLSRMMQELPAVEDLLESAGDAPIIRMLNALLTQAVRDGASDIHIEPYERHSSVRFRVDGTLREVVQPNRALHAALISRLKIMADLDISEKRLPQDGRISLRLGTRAIDVRVSTLPNAHGERAVLRLLDKSENKLSLESVGMQGPVLTQFERLISQPHGIILVTGPTGSGKTTTLYAALARLDATSSNIMTVEDPIEYELSGVGQTQINSKIDLTFAKALRAILRQDPDVIMIGEIRDFETAQIAIQASLTGHLVLATLHTNDSTSAITRLTDMGVEPFLLSSSLLGVLAQRLVRKLDASEPSGYRGRTGIFELLEVDDAVRAQIHGQVSESDIRDQALANGMSLMRTDGERLVAAGITSAEEVLRVTRD
- a CDS encoding CZB domain-containing protein, producing the protein MELLKRLFSPSNASSSKGRPKSEHPEDWSTVPALQASELVAFGDEVSRLSVEFDIEALIVSHERWLPWLWKALEGEVDEQLRPTVIIDDRSSELGAWLHEAGRKALGHLPTYDMLLARNRYFHLKAAEMITLIEQDNPVRAEQVFRQCEHASRQMVLLLKELKRGLVMSMTRNGAKKPVLRAST
- a CDS encoding LLM class flavin-dependent oxidoreductase, whose amino-acid sequence is MSTNSLSMPSLSMLDLVAVREGGTVADALSIAVRTAQQAERLGFSRYWLAEHHNMPGIASSSTAVLIGHIAGQTGAIRVGSGGIMLPNHAPLVVAEAFGTLSELYPNRIDLGLGRAPGTDGPTMRALRRDRVETEEDFPRDVSELQRLLGPVQPGQRITAVPGADTNVPIWLLGSSMFSAQLAAEKGLPYAFASHFAPRFLMPALEIYRATFKPSATLKKPYVMIGVPVIAAPTDEEAEYLASSTYQRVLGILTNQRGLLQPPLQNFMERIGPREREAIGDFLAIGVIGGPDRVKQGFKALAEATEADEFMLVSDVYDPELRLRSLEIAAAAAKG